Within Azoarcus sp. DD4, the genomic segment AGCGCATCGTCTTCGTCGAGGAGCGCGGTCAGATCCGTCCCGCCCGCCCCGAAGAGCGCGATGCCGAGCTGACTGCTTGAGCCCGAAAGGAATAGCCAACATGACTACCGAAACCCAGAACTGGACCGCCGTCTGCAAGGTCGGCGACATCCTCCCCGGCACCGGCGTGTGCGCGCTGGTCGATGACCAGCATGTCGCCGTGTTCCGCCTCGGCAAGGACAACTTCTACGCCATCGACAACATCGACCCGCGCTCCGGCGTCAGCGTGCTGTCGCGCGGCCTCATCGGCAACCTCGGCGAGCACATCGTCGTCGCCTCGCCGATCTACAAGAACCACTTCGATCTGCGCACCGGCGAATGCCTGGAAGCGCCGGAGCACTCGGTGCGCGCGCACCGGGTGGAGATCCGCGGCGAAGACGTGCTGGTCGCGCTCGCCTGACTCGGCTCGACCGAGCCCGTTCAACTGATTCAGGAAAACAACAACATGGCCTATATCGCGCCTGCCGAATTCGTCACCAAGATGGTCGATGCCGGCGAATCCAAACTGCTGATGTCCACCCGCGACACCCTGATCCGCGCCTACATGGCCGGCGCCATCCTGGCGCTGGCTGCGGCCTTCGCGGTGTCGATCACGGTGAATACCGGCAATCCGCTGATCGGTGCGCTGCTGTTCCCGGTCGGCTTCTGCATGCTCTACCTGCTCGGTTTCGACCTGCTCACCGGGGTGTTCACCCTGGCGCCGCTGGCGGTGCTGGACCGCCGCCCCGGCGCCACCTGGGGCGGGGTGATGCGCAACTGGTCGCTGGTGTTCACCGGCAATTTCGCCGGCGCGCTTACCGTGGCGGTGTTCATGGCCATCATCTTCACCAACGGCTTCTCCGAAGCGCCCAACGCCATCGGCCAGAAGATCGGCCACATCGGCGAAGGCCGCACGGTCGGTTACGCCGCCCACGGCGCGGCCGGCATGCTCACGCTGTTCGTGCGCGCGGTGATGTGCAACTGGATGGTCTCCACCGGCGTGGTCGCCGCGATGATGTCCACCAGCGTGTCGGGCAAGGTCATCGCCATGTGGATGCCCATCCTGGTGTTCTTCTACATGGGCTTCGAGCACAGCATCGTCAACATGTACCTGTTCCCCTCGGGTCTGATGCTGGGCGGCCAGTTCACCTTCATGGACTACCTGATCTGGAACGAGATCCCGACCGTGCTCGGCAACCTCGTGGGCGGCCTCACCTTCGTCGGCGCCACGCTGTACTCCACGCACTACAAGACCGCGCCCAAGCGCAAGGTCGCATAAGCGGCGCCGGCGGCTGCGAGCGATGCGCCAGTCGCTGCGCGTGTCCGTCGGCCAGCACTCGCTGGCCGGCGGACACGACACCAACCAGGACTTCCACGGCGCGGTGCTGCCGGGCGGTACGCTGCTGGCCACCAAGGGCATTGCGCTGGCGCTGGCCGACGGCATCAGCTCCAGCAGCGTCAGCCATCTCGCCAGCCAGACCGCCGTCGGCTCCTTCCTCGAGGACTACTACGCCACCTCCGAGGCGTGGACGGTGCGCCGCGCCGCACAGCGCGTGCTCGGCGCCACCAACGCCTGGCTGCATGGCCAGACCCAGCGCGGCGAAGGCCGCTTCGACAAGGATCGCGGCTACGTCTGCACCTTCAGCGCGCTGGTGCTGAAGGGCCGCGACCTCCACCTGCTGCACGTCGGCGACTCGCGCATCTACCGGCTGCACCCGCAATCGCTGGAACAGCTCAGCGAAGACCACCGCGTCAGCCATTCCTCCGTCGAAAGCTACCTCGCCCGCGCGCTCGGCACCGGCCCGCACGTCGAGATCGACTACCGCAGCTGGGAGGCGGAAGTCGGCGAAATCTACCTGCTCGCCACCGATGGGGCCTACGCGCATCTCGACGCCGCGGCCATCCACCGGGCCATTTCCACGCACGCTGACGACCTCGATGCCGCCGCCGCCTCGCTGGTGGCGCAGGCGCGCGCGGCCGGCAGCGACGACGACGCCACGCTGCAACTGCTGCGCATCGACGAACTGCCGCAGGACGACGCGCAGCAGGCGCAGCTGCGCCGGGAGGGGCTTGCGCTGCCGCCGGCATTGACGCCGCGCACGGTGTTCGAAGGCTTCACCATCGTGCGCGAGCTGCAGGTGAGTGCGCGCAGCCATGTGCTGCTGGCGACCGACAACGACAGCGGCCGGCCTGTCGTGCTCAAGACGCCCTCGGTCGACCTGCGCGGCGACGCCGCTTATCTCGACAGCTTCGTGCTGGAGGAATGGGTGGCGCGGCGGGTAAACAGCCCGCACGTGATCAAGGCCTGGCCGGGCGAGCGCCGGCGTGGCCATCTCTATGTGGCAATGGAGTACATCGAGGGCCAGACCCTGGCGCAGTGGATGACGGACCATCCGCAGCCGCCGCTGGAAGCGGTGCGCGCCATCGTCGAACAACTCGCCCAGGGCGTGCAGGCGCTGCACGGCCGCGACATGCTGCACCGCGACCTGCGCCCCGAGAACGTGATGATCGACCGCGACGGCACGGTCAAGCTGATCGACCTCGCCAATGTGCACGTCGCCGGCCTTGCCGAAGGCCGCGGCGGGGCGGAGCAGGGCGCGCCGCCCGGCACGCTGCAGTACATGGCGCCGGAATGCCTGCTCGGCCAGCCGGCTAGCGCCGCGGCCGACCTCTTCTCGCTGGCGGCGATCACCTACCAGATGCTGTGCGGCCAGCTGCCCTACGGCCTCAGCGCGGCGCGGGTGCGCACGCCGCAGGATCTGCGCAACCTGCGCTACGTGCCTTTGCGCCACCACCGGCCGGAACTGCCGGCGTGGCTGGACGGCGTACTCGGCAAGGCGCTGCAGGTGGCACCGGCCAAGCGGCAGGAGGCGGTGTCGGAGTTCGTGCACGACCTGAAGATGCCCGGCGCGCGCTTCAACCGCACGCAACGGACGCCATTGACCGAGCGCGATCCGGTGCTGTTCTGGAAATGCCTGTCGGCGGTGCTGGGGGCGTTGGTGGTGGCGCTGCTGTTCTACCTCCGGCAGGGGCGCTGAGTCGGTCGCTGCCGGTGTCGCCTGCGTCCGGCAAAAAAAAGCCCGCCATGACGGCGGGCCGGGCAAGTGGCCGCCCGGGTGAGGCGGGCGACCGAGGGAAGTCCTGGATTCAGGCGATCGCGCCGGTCAGCAGCAGATAGCCGGGCAGCCAGCCGGTGAGCACGCCCTGGCCGATCGCGACGCAGGCGGTCAGCCGCGCCAGCGGGCGCTGCAGCGCGAGCAGCAGGAAGAACAGCAGCCAGAGCACCGCCCACGCCGCCCACGACAGGCCGAGCCACACATCCCAGGCAGTGTGGGCGGAGAGCAGCGCTTCGGCCGCCACCGGCACCGCGGTGATCGCCACGAACAGGCTGAACCAGCCGAGGCCGCGGCCGTCGGCGCCGTTGTAGCGGTTGATCGCCACCCACAGGTAGGTGAAGGAGAACAGCAGCGACAGCGCCGCCGCCTTCACCGAGGCGGCGTCGGCGCCTTCGCCGAAGGCGAGGTGCAGCGACACCAGCAGGGTGAGGCCGCCGGCGAAGAGGTTGATGACCGAAATCTCGCGGTCGCCGATGCGGCCTAGCATCCACAGGCCGTTGAGGATCAGCACCGCGCCGACGTAGAACAGGGCAAGTCCGAGCAGCATGACGTCCTTCCCCCCGTTCAGGCCGGGCGCGCGGCGCGGGTTTGCGCGCAGACGGGTTCCGGCGCCGCGGAGGTGGGCGTGTCGGCGGCGGGCGTGGCAGGCGCGGTGGCCTCGCTGCGAGGGGGGCTGGCGGGTTGCCGCGGGTGACGGTGTTTCATGCGGAAAAGGCCGGTGCTCAGTGCCATGGGCGTAAAGCCTGCTGAAGGAGTGCGAGGAGTGTGTGCGCCACCGCAGCGCGGCGGCAGTCCGGCTGGCGGGAGGAGGCGAGATTAGCCG encodes:
- the nirD gene encoding nitrite reductase small subunit NirD, encoding MTTETQNWTAVCKVGDILPGTGVCALVDDQHVAVFRLGKDNFYAIDNIDPRSGVSVLSRGLIGNLGEHIVVASPIYKNHFDLRTGECLEAPEHSVRAHRVEIRGEDVLVALA
- a CDS encoding formate/nitrite transporter family protein, with translation MAYIAPAEFVTKMVDAGESKLLMSTRDTLIRAYMAGAILALAAAFAVSITVNTGNPLIGALLFPVGFCMLYLLGFDLLTGVFTLAPLAVLDRRPGATWGGVMRNWSLVFTGNFAGALTVAVFMAIIFTNGFSEAPNAIGQKIGHIGEGRTVGYAAHGAAGMLTLFVRAVMCNWMVSTGVVAAMMSTSVSGKVIAMWMPILVFFYMGFEHSIVNMYLFPSGLMLGGQFTFMDYLIWNEIPTVLGNLVGGLTFVGATLYSTHYKTAPKRKVA
- a CDS encoding bifunctional protein-serine/threonine kinase/phosphatase encodes the protein MRQSLRVSVGQHSLAGGHDTNQDFHGAVLPGGTLLATKGIALALADGISSSSVSHLASQTAVGSFLEDYYATSEAWTVRRAAQRVLGATNAWLHGQTQRGEGRFDKDRGYVCTFSALVLKGRDLHLLHVGDSRIYRLHPQSLEQLSEDHRVSHSSVESYLARALGTGPHVEIDYRSWEAEVGEIYLLATDGAYAHLDAAAIHRAISTHADDLDAAAASLVAQARAAGSDDDATLQLLRIDELPQDDAQQAQLRREGLALPPALTPRTVFEGFTIVRELQVSARSHVLLATDNDSGRPVVLKTPSVDLRGDAAYLDSFVLEEWVARRVNSPHVIKAWPGERRRGHLYVAMEYIEGQTLAQWMTDHPQPPLEAVRAIVEQLAQGVQALHGRDMLHRDLRPENVMIDRDGTVKLIDLANVHVAGLAEGRGGAEQGAPPGTLQYMAPECLLGQPASAAADLFSLAAITYQMLCGQLPYGLSAARVRTPQDLRNLRYVPLRHHRPELPAWLDGVLGKALQVAPAKRQEAVSEFVHDLKMPGARFNRTQRTPLTERDPVLFWKCLSAVLGALVVALLFYLRQGR
- a CDS encoding AmiS/UreI family transporter, translating into MLLGLALFYVGAVLILNGLWMLGRIGDREISVINLFAGGLTLLVSLHLAFGEGADAASVKAAALSLLFSFTYLWVAINRYNGADGRGLGWFSLFVAITAVPVAAEALLSAHTAWDVWLGLSWAAWAVLWLLFFLLLALQRPLARLTACVAIGQGVLTGWLPGYLLLTGAIA